A window from Planococcus maritimus encodes these proteins:
- a CDS encoding antibiotic biosynthesis monooxygenase family protein, which yields MKLYKWLGNEDEAPALKNKGWFVLTNGGEAVAIHDQEALADDQTEAYEILDQKGRLEDGGFAVFNNIPVTDEGRDLFESRFQNRAGLVEKEPGFAAIRILRPIHSDTYVILTIWEDESAFTNWQASQAYSHAHKKRGTSEGIDKRPNIFPRPSFVTTYSK from the coding sequence ATGAAGCTCTATAAATGGCTCGGCAATGAAGACGAAGCTCCTGCATTGAAAAATAAGGGCTGGTTCGTTTTAACAAATGGCGGCGAGGCAGTGGCCATCCATGATCAAGAAGCTTTGGCTGACGACCAGACCGAAGCTTATGAAATTCTTGACCAAAAAGGCCGTCTTGAAGATGGCGGATTTGCTGTATTCAACAATATTCCCGTAACGGATGAAGGCCGCGACCTGTTTGAATCGCGCTTTCAAAACCGGGCAGGGCTTGTTGAAAAAGAACCGGGTTTTGCGGCGATTCGCATCTTGCGCCCGATTCATTCTGATACGTACGTCATTCTGACAATATGGGAAGACGAATCTGCGTTCACCAATTGGCAAGCGTCTCAGGCCTATTCGCACGCTCATAAAAAACGCGGCACATCAGAAGGCATCGACAAGCGGCCCAACATCTTTCCGCGCCCATCATTTGTTACGACTTATTCGAAATAG
- a CDS encoding ATP-grasp domain-containing protein, protein MEKQKKLLILGGITHMIDVVETAKSMGLYTIVTDNNETSPAKRHADQAFDISTADIDALEEMARQEQIDGVLTAFDDINTWNAQLLTERLGLPFYATKEHLEISASKDRFKEFCQHFDVPVIEQYEKNDGVPVDYPVIVKPVDSYASKGITVCQGEAELVEAVEKARRFSRQGRVLVERFIDTNHGVEMYYTLQNGDVILSAVTDRFVHNQGHQSPPLPVATIYPSSHLAEFVLKHDGNIRKMLKGMGLQNGLVLIQSLYEGGNFYIYEMGYRLSGEQHYQVVKRQTDVNLLEMMIDFAIGEDISRYDLSNFDDGFMRYPSCNLSVLLGPGIIHEIKGLKEILELPSIISWVPTREVGDEISVTGSYAQMLGRFNIVCQTVEELNGTIREINQLLEVISENGEDMVLARYLAEEKVT, encoded by the coding sequence GTGGAAAAACAAAAAAAGCTGCTGATCCTTGGAGGCATTACGCACATGATCGATGTGGTCGAAACGGCTAAAAGCATGGGTTTGTACACCATCGTCACGGATAATAACGAAACTTCGCCAGCAAAACGGCATGCGGATCAAGCTTTCGACATTAGCACGGCAGATATCGATGCTTTAGAAGAGATGGCGCGGCAGGAACAAATCGATGGCGTGTTGACAGCTTTCGATGACATTAATACATGGAATGCGCAATTGTTAACAGAACGGCTTGGGCTGCCGTTTTATGCCACAAAAGAGCACCTCGAAATCAGTGCGAGCAAAGATCGATTCAAGGAATTTTGCCAGCACTTTGATGTGCCGGTCATCGAGCAATACGAAAAAAACGATGGTGTGCCGGTGGACTATCCGGTAATCGTTAAACCGGTCGATAGCTATGCCAGCAAAGGTATCACGGTCTGCCAAGGTGAAGCAGAACTAGTTGAGGCGGTGGAAAAAGCTCGGCGCTTTTCACGACAAGGCCGAGTACTCGTTGAACGTTTTATCGATACGAACCACGGCGTGGAGATGTATTACACCTTGCAAAACGGCGACGTTATTTTATCCGCTGTTACAGACCGATTTGTACACAATCAAGGCCACCAAAGCCCGCCGCTGCCGGTCGCAACGATTTATCCTTCAAGCCATCTTGCTGAGTTCGTTTTAAAGCACGATGGCAATATCCGAAAAATGTTGAAAGGCATGGGTCTCCAAAATGGCCTTGTGCTGATCCAGTCTCTATACGAGGGTGGGAATTTCTATATTTACGAGATGGGCTACCGCCTGAGCGGGGAGCAACATTACCAAGTCGTCAAACGCCAGACAGACGTCAACTTATTGGAGATGATGATTGATTTTGCCATCGGAGAAGACATTTCCCGATACGACCTGAGTAATTTTGACGATGGATTTATGCGCTATCCGTCCTGCAATCTATCGGTACTTTTGGGTCCGGGAATTATCCATGAGATCAAAGGCTTGAAAGAAATTCTGGAGCTGCCATCCATCATTTCCTGGGTACCTACACGAGAAGTGGGTGATGAGATCTCAGTGACGGGCTCGTACGCTCAGATGCTTGGCCGTTTCAATATTGTGTGCCAGACGGTAGAGGAGCTGAACGGAACTATCCGTGAAATCAACCAGCTGCTTGAAGTCATTTCTGAGAACGGCGAGGACATGGTGCTTGCCCGTTATCTTGCAGAAGAAAAAGTAACATAA
- a CDS encoding peptidoglycan bridge formation glycyltransferase FemA/FemB family protein, translating into MSVPTKLAVPDIFFTPEWNEAYAAHEGGEFQQFEWKSDIGHIIYPFIKRPVPLLDGWFDTITAFGQSGPVIIEATEGQRRALVEEFDAAFQEYCDQQHIVSEYIRFSSWVKNAEDFFPLYGLDMRGIVMYIDLTVEDPFRYEFSSAARQQVRRALKNGVTVEYDFTGETLDDFYRLYGLTADRNEFPDHYLFEHGMLKNSFQGLKGKQFLLNAKFEGKIVSSALIVHHGDYMHYHLVANDPEYFRCAGNSLIMAEACNYGKAHGFSQLHLGGATNDALYRFKRRFTKTEPLEILTGKRIRNTEVYGKLTELKRLQFGIKNPGHFPLYRA; encoded by the coding sequence ATGTCAGTACCTACTAAACTAGCGGTTCCGGACATCTTCTTTACACCTGAATGGAATGAGGCTTACGCCGCACACGAAGGAGGGGAATTTCAACAGTTTGAATGGAAAAGTGATATCGGCCATATTATTTACCCTTTTATTAAACGTCCGGTTCCCCTTTTAGATGGCTGGTTTGATACAATCACTGCATTCGGGCAAAGCGGGCCGGTTATCATTGAAGCCACAGAAGGGCAGCGCCGGGCATTGGTTGAAGAATTCGATGCAGCGTTCCAAGAATATTGCGACCAGCAGCACATTGTTTCTGAATACATTCGATTCAGCTCCTGGGTTAAAAATGCCGAAGACTTCTTCCCCCTTTATGGCTTGGATATGCGTGGCATTGTCATGTATATTGACTTAACCGTTGAAGATCCTTTCCGCTACGAGTTTTCATCGGCCGCGCGCCAGCAAGTGCGCCGCGCCTTGAAAAATGGCGTGACGGTCGAATACGATTTCACCGGAGAAACACTCGATGATTTTTACCGGCTGTATGGACTTACCGCCGACCGTAACGAGTTTCCAGATCATTATTTATTCGAACACGGGATGTTGAAAAATTCTTTCCAAGGTCTCAAAGGCAAGCAATTTTTGCTCAATGCGAAATTTGAAGGCAAGATTGTTTCTTCTGCGTTAATTGTCCATCACGGCGATTATATGCATTATCACCTGGTCGCCAATGACCCCGAATATTTCCGCTGTGCCGGTAATTCACTGATTATGGCAGAAGCATGCAATTACGGGAAAGCACATGGTTTTTCCCAGCTTCATCTGGGCGGTGCCACAAACGATGCTCTCTACCGGTTCAAACGGCGATTCACCAAAACAGAGCCGCTTGAGATTTTGACCGGCAAGCGGATTCGCAATACAGAGGTGTATGGCAAACTGACAGAACTGAAACGCCTCCAATTTGGCATTAAAAATCCCGGCCACTTCCCTTTATACAGAGCTTAA